In Ptychodera flava strain L36383 chromosome 17, AS_Pfla_20210202, whole genome shotgun sequence, one genomic interval encodes:
- the LOC139115149 gene encoding alpha-N-acetylneuraminide alpha-2,8-sialyltransferase-like: MPLRQIQRTFCTCKYRGSKVAKIAALLTMALSMALVVHFYTGRMVMTNTARRSSCSNLHRDLPFIPKHCKTEVVNQLLFHNRTVDYRTEDTVLEQASMYSSHLNNTNAIRLTRINITSIVNKNAKGDNLTDFITTTDEKSSNTTLHQKRKLAVKKIPNAAFRPRRKWVKKKIVVRRKTKHAKTVQNSSLPYGIYESMKNGWQFNATAAHEFRSLLETKCCPSHLLFLTKQNIRLYTYIRYEGQLRFFAKVTPDVYNRLPEETPFKKQTFKKCSIVGNSGLVSGKGCGKSIDSTDFVIRFNLAKIRGYEQDVGNRTDLVTCNPTILRDRYSALSTNESVDQFIQHVLNEYGTVRFWLPAFSYKKCTDMSFLVQDILNRLHMDAVFPHPEHFELARVFWKTRGIDPIRISSGLMLITAAMNFCEELHVYGFWPYSQDALGKPIYYHYFDKDAIMIPDWKIEKKWHEIPDEFRILASLHNAGILHLHINDC, encoded by the exons ATGCCGCTTAGACAG ATTCAACGGACGTTCTGTACTTGTAAATATCGTGGTTCGAAGGTGGCCAAGATAGCGGCTTTACTAACCATGGCATTATCAATGGCGTTAGTCGTACACTTTTACACAGGACGGATGGTCATGACTAACACGGCTCGTCGAAGTTCGTGTTCAAATTTACACCGCGATTTGCCGTTCATTCCCAAACATTGCAAAACTGAAGTTGTGAATCAACTGCTGTTTCATAACAGAACTGTAGATTACCGTACAGAGGACACAGTGCTCGAACAGGCGTCGATGTACTCCAGTCACCTCAACAACACCAATGCGATTCGTTTAACAAGGATTAATATCACATCTATTGTTAATAAGAATGCCAAGGGCGATAATCTTACGGACTTCATCACAACGACTGACGAGAAATCTTCAAATACAACTTTGCATCAGAAACGGAAATTAGCTGTAAAGAAAATTCCAAATGCAGCGTTCCGCCCTAGACGAAAGTGggtgaaaaagaaaattgttgtTAGAAGAAAGACTAAACATGCCAAAACAGTCCAAAATTCCAGTTTGCCATACGGGATTTACGAATCCATGAAGAATGGTTGGCAATTCAACGCAACAGCTGCACATGAATTCAG GTCGTTGCTTGAGACGAAGTGCTGTCCCTCACATTTGCTCTTCCTGACCAAACAGAATATTAGATTATACACATACATTCGATATGAAGGACAACTACGTTTCTTCGCCAAAGTCACTCCCGACGTTTACAATCGGCTGCCGGAG GAAACACCTTTTAAGAAGCAAACGTTCAAGAAGTGCAGCATTGTGGGTAACAGTGGTCTGGTCTCTGGTAAAGGCTGTGGCAAGTCCATCGACTCTACGGACTTCGTTATTCG ATTCAATCTTGCCAAGATCAGAGGTTACGAACAAGACGTCGGTAACAGAACAGATTTGGTTACCTGTAACCCTACAATCCTTCGAGATAG ATACTCTGCTTTAAGTACAAATGAATCGGTGGACCAGTTTATACAACATGTACTGAATGAGTATGGAACAGTCAGGTTTTGGCTTCCAGCGTTTTCTTATAAGAAGTGTACAGACATGTCATTCCTAGTCCAAGATATTTTAAATCGGTTACATATGGACGCTGTTTTCCCACATCCGGAGCACTTTGAGCTTGCCAGGGTGTTCTGGAAAACTCGAGGTATAGACCCAATAAGAATATCCTCAG GACTCATGTTGATTACTGCTGCAATGAACTTTTGCGAAGAGCTGCATGTATACGGTTTCTGGCCGTACTCCCAAGACGCGTTGGGAAAACCAATCTACTACCACTACTTCGACAAAGACGCTATAATGATACCTGATTGGAAGATCGAGAAAAAATGGCATGAAATACCCGACGAGTTCCGGATTTTAGCATCCTTGCACAATGCAGGGATTCTCCATTTGCACATCAATGACTGTTGA
- the LOC139115150 gene encoding alpha-2,8-sialyltransferase 8E-like — protein MGFRRIKWVFCTYRCRSAKAAKVAVLILLAFLNLLLVQLYTGRMDITSIRGRTLQCVRNASHLNNNLTSVPNFCETEVVNQFGFRNRTEDNRASVTVLKQTSNYSSHLNETKTVQVKVFNVTAMVNKTTTVKNSTNLLKITKEKSSNAAVHSKIRIAKKIVKKRIQPAKKTRMPIPEYILYESVKSEWQFNATAAQEFRSLLETECCSSNLLFLTKQNAKINTYIRYEAEQRSFAKISSDVYNRLPEDTPFKKQTFKKCSIVGNSGLVSGKGCGKSIDSADFVIRFNLAKVRGYDKDVGNRTDLVTCNPTIFRDRYSNLSTNESVDKLIQYVLNEYGAVTFWLPAFSNIFCTKLSFLAQDVLNRVHMDAVFPHPEHFGLARDFWKTRDIDPIRISSGLMLITAAMNFCEELHVYGFWPYSKDALGKPIYYHYFDKEAIMLPDWKIKKKWHEMPNEFQTLVTLHNAGVIRLHVKNC, from the exons ATGGGATTCAGACGG attaaatgggtattttgtACGTATCGATGTCGTAGTGCGAAGGCGGCCAAGGTTGCAGTTCTTATTTTGCTGGCGTTCCTAAATTTGCTACTGGTACAGCTATATACAGGACGGATGGACATTACAAGCATTAGAGGTCGAACCCTGCAGTGTGTTAGGAATGCATCTCACCTAAACAACAACTTGACGTCCGTTCCAAACTTTTGTGAAACTGAAGTCGTAAATCAGTTTGGGTTTCGTAACAGAACTGAAGACAACCGTGCATCGGTCACTGTGCTCAAACAGACGTCAAATTATTCCAGTCACCTGAACGAGACGAAGACAGTTCAGGTAAAAGTTTTCAATGTCACAGCCATGGTGAATAAAACTACGACTGTGAAGAACAGTACTAACCTTCTCAAAATCACTAAGGAGAAAAGTTCAAATGCGGCCGTGCATTCGAAAATAAGAATAGCtaaaaaaatagttaaaaaaagAATACAACCTGCCAAAAAAACCAGAATGCCCATTCCTGAATATATATTGTACGAATCCGTCAAGAGTGAGTGGCAATTCAACGCAACAGCTGCACAGGAATTCAg ATCATTGCTTGAGACAGAATGCTGTTCCTCAAATTTGCTCTTCCTGACAAAACAGAATGCAAAAATCAACACATACATTCGATACGAAGCCGAGCAACGATCGTTTGCAAAAATCTCTTCTGACGTTTACAATAGACTGCCGGAG GATACACCTTTTAAGAAGCAAACGTTCAAGAAGTGCAGCATTGTGGGTAACAGTGGTCTAGTCTCTGGTAAAGGCTGTGGCAAGTCTATCGATTCTGCGGATTTCGTCATTAG ATTCAATCTTGCAAAGGTCAGAGGTTACGACAAAGACGTCGGTAACAGAACAGATTTGGTTACCTGTAACCCTACAATCTTCAGAGATAG ATACTCTAATTTAAGTACAAACGAATCTGTGGACAAGCTAATACAATATGTACTGAATGAATATGGAGCAGTTACATTTTGGCTGCCGGCGTTTTCTAATATCTTTTGTACCAAACTGTCTTTCCTGGCCCAAGATGTATTGAATCGGGTGCATATGGATGCCGTGTTCCCACATCCAGAACACTTTGGACTTGCAAGGGACTTTTGGAAAACTCGAGATATAGACCCGATCAGGATATCCTCAG GACTCATGTTGATTACTGCTGCAATGAACTTTTGCGAAGAGCTGCATGTGTATGGTTTCTGGCCGTACTCCAAAGACGCATTGGGAAAACCAATCTACTATCACTACTTTGACAAAGAAGCGATAATGTTACCCGACTGGAAGATCAAGAAAAAATGGCATGAGATGCCCAACGAGTTCCAAACTTTAGTGACCTTACACAATGCTGGAGTCATTCGTTTGCACGTTAAAAATTGTTGA